In Phoenix dactylifera cultivar Barhee BC4 chromosome 11, palm_55x_up_171113_PBpolish2nd_filt_p, whole genome shotgun sequence, the following are encoded in one genomic region:
- the LOC103720850 gene encoding protein SODIUM POTASSIUM ROOT DEFECTIVE 2-like, with protein MGRLGFDRVLDCFSLSISPNSCLCMDPMEEEDDLERNALMKSHVEEMLKLRDIVDGSKTLAFHLEPKTVVLKVSMHCNGCARKVQKHISKMEGVTSFEVDLENKKVVVMGDITPFEVLESVSRVKFAELWVAPQSSKSQLLDEGTNTKSTSSH; from the exons ATGGGGAGGCTAGGTTTTGACAGGGTTTTGGATTGCTTCTCTCTTTCAATTTCTCCAAATTCTTGTCTTTGCATGGATCccatggaagaagaagacgatCTGGAGAGAAATGCTCTGATGAAGAGTCACGTCGAGGAGATGTTAAAGCTTAGAGATATTGTTGATGGAAGCAAGACACTGGCTTTTCATCTTGAGCCCAAG ACTGTAGTTTTAAAGGTGTCAATGCATTGCAATGGCTGTGCAAGAAAAGTGCAGAAACACATCTCAAAGATGGAAG GAGTGACCTCCTTTGAAGTAGATTTGGAGAACAAGAAGGTGGTTGTGATGGGGGACATCACTCCTTTCGAGGTCTTGGAGAGTGTTTCCCGGGTCAAGTTTGCAGAGCTATGGGTGGCTCCTCAGTCATCTAAAAGTCAACTGCTTGACGAAGGCACCAACACAAAGTCTACCAGTTCTCACTGA
- the LOC103721634 gene encoding strigolactone esterase D14 produces the protein MHSNARIVGNGEQTVVFSHGYGGSQSIWDDVVPHLSQRYQLLLFDWNFSGTADNSGKALELAKYSSFTAFADDLISLIDEMNLNGVIFIGHSMSGMIGCIASVKRPDLFSHLVLIGASPRYLNSEDYEGGFERTEVENMFTNIESNFQSWAESFVRLVIGANDHIFIEKFRRSFLKMRPDIALCAARMIFLSDLRDVLEEVEVACTIIQGTNDVVVPTSVAHFMQQEMKGKATVETIDSAGHFPQLTAHRMLLEVLDRVLAGTKGP, from the exons ATGCACAGCAACGCAAGGATCGTAGGGAATGGAGAGCAAACTGTGGTGTTCTCGCATGGCTATGGAGGGAGCCAGTCGATTTGGGACGACGTGGTCCCGCACCTGTCCCAAAGGTATCAACTCCTGCTCTTCGACTGGAACTTTTCCGGTACCGCCGACAACTCCGGCAAGGCCTTGGAGCTGGCCAAGTACTCCTCCTTCACTGCCTTCGCCGATGACCTCATCTCTCTCATCGACGAGATGAACCTCAACGGCGTCATCTTTATTGGCCACTCCATGTCCGGCATGATCGGTTGTATCGCCTCCGTTAAAAGGCCCGATCTCTTCAGCCACCTCGTGCTCATTGGAGCGTCGCCCAG GTACTTGAATTCGGAAGATTACGAAGGAGGATTTGAGAGAACGGAGGTGGAAAACATGTTCACCAATATCGAGTCTAATTTCCAGTCATGGGCTGAAAGCTTCGTCAGACTCGTCATCGGAGCAAATGATCACATCTTCATCGAGAAATTCAGGAGAAGCTTTCTGAAAATGAGGCCCGATATCGCGCTGTGCGCTGCGAGGATGATCTTCCTGAGTGATCTGAGGGATGTCTTGGAGGAGGTTGAGGTGGCTTGCACCATAATCCAAGGCACCAATGACGTGGTCGTGCCCACCTCCGTCGCCCATTTTATGCAGCAGGAGATGAAGGGAAAGGCGACGGTGGAGACCATAGACTCGGCCGGGCATTTTCCGCAGCTCACCGCCCACCGGATGCTACTTGAAGTTCTTGACAGGGTCTTGGCAGGAACGAAGGGACCGTAA